The genomic DNA CACAATACCTGCCATTAAAAATCCTATTAAATACCCGCCGCTTGGTGAAAAAAAGCCTTGAGCAAACACTGGAATATTCAATAACCCTAGTGCTAAGTACGCAGCAATCGTTACGGTTGCCAAACGCCAGCCATAGGTCATCGCAATGAGCAAGACAAAAAATGTTTGCAAGGTGATGGGAACAGGAAAAAGAGGAATGGTTAAATGCGCACCTAATGCAATGGCAAGGATTCCTAGCATCACTAAGCTAACATAACGAATCGCTGGATGAATCGAGGAAAAATCTAAACGCGATTTAACTGATTTAAGTCCACTAACTGCAAATGACATATTATTATCCTTAAACAAGAGTTGAATTATGCCTATAATAGAACGCCGCTCCATTCTGTCAACTATAAAATGTGTGAAAAGGGCGTTGGCCAGACTTTTTCCTCAATATTGTTTGTTGTGTGGATTAATCTCCTGTCCGAACGATTATTTATGCCATGATTGTAAAGCCGATTTACCCTGGGTTGCTCTGGCGTGTGAACGTTGCGGGGAAGCATTGCCGGTGTTTGATGAAGAAAAACTCTGTGGACAATGTTTAAAAAATCCCCCTCTTTTTCAGTCGTGCCAAACATTATGGCATTATGAAGCCCCCATTAATTTTTTTATTACCCAATTAAAATTTCAAGAACGTTTGGCGATGGCCACGATGATGGGTCACTATCTTGCAGAAGAATTAGCTTTATTTTATCGCACGCGCTCGTTACCCAAATATATTATTCCTATTCCGCTGCATAT from Legionellales bacterium includes the following:
- a CDS encoding biotin transporter BioY, producing the protein MSFAVSGLKSVKSRLDFSSIHPAIRYVSLVMLGILAIALGAHLTIPLFPVPITLQTFFVLLIAMTYGWRLATVTIAAYLALGLLNIPVFAQGFFSPSGGYLIGFLMAGIVVGFLTERGCARNIITAFSMALLGSALIYACGLPVLAWYLGSFQQAIIMGLVPFLAIDFLKMLVLAFVVPYFWHE
- a CDS encoding ComF family protein produces the protein MPIIERRSILSTIKCVKRALARLFPQYCLLCGLISCPNDYLCHDCKADLPWVALACERCGEALPVFDEEKLCGQCLKNPPLFQSCQTLWHYEAPINFFITQLKFQERLAMATMMGHYLAEELALFYRTRSLPKYIIPIPLH